Below is a window of Allomuricauda ruestringensis DSM 13258 DNA.
AGAAAAGAGATAAAGCGCAAGCTGCTGCACAAGTATCGCTTGGTAATTCTTAACGAAAGCACCTTTGAGGAAAAGATATCCTTTAAGCTCAACAGACTTAATGTTTTTGTTACCGGAACTTTGTTTATTATAGTTTTAATAGGGGTTACCACCTTGATCATTGCCTTTACCCCGCTACGGGAATATATTCCAGGCTATTCTTCCACAAGGTTGAAACGGCAGGCCACCGAGCTTACTTATAAAACGGACTCATTGGTTACCGTACTTAATTATACCAACAGGTATTTGGACAATGTGAGAAAGGTGCTGCGGGGAGATATCGAGAACAATCAAGTAAATCGCGACTCACTTTTTGACCAATATAAATTGGACCCAGCTTCCGTGGATCTTACTCCAATTAGACAAGATTTATTGTTGAGGGAAGAAGTGGAACTGGAAGACAAGTACAATCTTTTTGAAAGAGATGTCGAGAACTTGGCAACCTTGTTCTTTTCGCCTGTCAACGGGACTGTTTCGCAAGGGTTTGACCAAAAGACTAAACACTATGCCGTTGATTTGGTCGCTCCAAGGGAAACACCTGTAAAATCCATTGCAGGTGGCACGGTTTTATTTGCCGAATGGACTACGGAAACAGGGTATGTTATCATTATCGAGCATCAAGAAGGAATAACCTCCGTGTACAAGCACAACGGTTCTTTGAGCAAATCCCAAGGAGATATGGTAAAAGCTGGAGAAGTGATCGCATCGATTGGAAATACGGGAGAGCTCACAACAGGACCGCACCTGCATTTTGAACTTTGGAGAAAAGGAAAGCCCGTTGATCCACAGAACTATATTGATTTCAACTAAATGTCCTTAAAAGCGTTTGCGGCAAAAATATTTGCGAATCGGATAGCAAAAAAAACCAATAAATGGATGCGCCGGCCCGTAAAAACCCAACAAAAGGTGTTTAATCAACTAGTGGCCCAAGCTAAGGGAACTGTTTTTGGCAAGGACCATGATTTTGAAGAGATTCGTTCCCATCAAGATTTTGTGGAACGGGTTCCAATTCGGGATTATGAAGAACTAAAAGGATACGTCCAACAAATTATTGATGGCAAGAGTGATGTGCTTTGGCCGGGAAAACCCATTTATTTTGCCAAAACTTCGGGCACTACTTCGGGAGCAAAGTATATCCCTATTACCAAACCATCCATAAAAAATCAGGTAGAAGCTTCACGGAATGCCATACTCAATTACATTCACGAAACAGGAAACGCCGATTTTGTGGATGGAAAAATGATTTTTTTACAGGGCAGCCCCATTTTGGAGGAGAAAAATGGAATCAAATTGGGTAGACTCTCTGGCATATCCGCTCATTACGTGCCCAATTATCTCCAAAAAAACCGATTGCCGAGTTGGGAGACCAATTGCATTGAGGATTGGGAGACCAAAGTGGACAAAATTGTTGAAGAGACCGAAAGGGAGAACATGACCGTTATTGCGGGGATTCCTTCTTGGGTGCAGATGTATTTTGAAAAACTCAACACCAAGGCGGGAAAAAAAGTGGGTGATCTTTTCAAGGAGTTCCAATTGTTCATCTATGGAGGCGTTAATTACGAACCTTACCGGGCCAAATTTGAAAACCTGATAGGAAGAAAAGTGGACAGTATTGAGCTTTTTCCCGCGAGCGAAGGTTTTTTTGCTTATCAAAACTCCCAAAAGGAAAAGGGAATGTTGTTGCTTTTGGACGCAGGAATCTTTTATGAA
It encodes the following:
- a CDS encoding M23 family metallopeptidase → MAKDKKKRKEIKRKLLHKYRLVILNESTFEEKISFKLNRLNVFVTGTLFIIVLIGVTTLIIAFTPLREYIPGYSSTRLKRQATELTYKTDSLVTVLNYTNRYLDNVRKVLRGDIENNQVNRDSLFDQYKLDPASVDLTPIRQDLLLREEVELEDKYNLFERDVENLATLFFSPVNGTVSQGFDQKTKHYAVDLVAPRETPVKSIAGGTVLFAEWTTETGYVIIIEHQEGITSVYKHNGSLSKSQGDMVKAGEVIASIGNTGELTTGPHLHFELWRKGKPVDPQNYIDFN
- a CDS encoding GH3 auxin-responsive promoter family protein — its product is MSLKAFAAKIFANRIAKKTNKWMRRPVKTQQKVFNQLVAQAKGTVFGKDHDFEEIRSHQDFVERVPIRDYEELKGYVQQIIDGKSDVLWPGKPIYFAKTSGTTSGAKYIPITKPSIKNQVEASRNAILNYIHETGNADFVDGKMIFLQGSPILEEKNGIKLGRLSGISAHYVPNYLQKNRLPSWETNCIEDWETKVDKIVEETERENMTVIAGIPSWVQMYFEKLNTKAGKKVGDLFKEFQLFIYGGVNYEPYRAKFENLIGRKVDSIELFPASEGFFAYQNSQKEKGMLLLLDAGIFYEFVKADEFFDENPKRLTIADVELDVDYAMVISTNAGLWGYNLGDTIRFISKTPYKIMVSGRIKHFISAFGEHVIAKEVEEALRLAVEQTDAVVNEFTVAPQTNPKEGELPYHEWFIEFQKEPSDWTKFSGIIEESMKKQNSYYFDLIDGHILQPLKISNIKPNGFQEYMKSIGKLGGQNKVQRLANDRKVADGLHPFKIS